In Achromobacter pestifer, the DNA window GTTGACCGGCGTGTAATGGATCTTGCGGAAGATCTTGTTGTCGGCATCCGCCACGAACAGGTTGCCGCTGACGATGGGCGCGCGTCCCTTGGAGGCGGCCGCGCCCAGCTTGCGCAACGCGCCCGGGAAGTAGAGGTCGTCGGAATTCTGCCAGCCCACGTAGTCGCCCGTGGCGCGTTCGAAGCCCTTGTTGATGGCATGCGACTGGCCGCGGTCCGGCGTGCTTTCCCAGTACGTCAGGTAGCGCTCGTACTTGCGGATGATGTCCACGCTGCCATCGGTGGAGCCGCCGTCGATGATGATGTACTCCAGCCGCGGATAGCCCTGGTTCAGCACGGACAGGATGGTGCGTTCCAGGAATCGGGCCTGGTTGAACGAGGGGGTCACGATGGTCACTTTCGGCAACAGGCTGCCTGCGATCGGCGCCGGCGGCCGCAACTCGCGGACGAAGTCGATGAGCTGACGTGAATACTCGTTATGACGCTTGCGCATGTAGGACCTCAGCATATGAGTTAACGGGTGGCCGCAGGCAAGGCGCCCGGAAATTCTGGGCGGGATTGACGGATGGCGAGGGCCACGCCGGCCAGCGTGATCGCCGCGTAGGCCATGCGGCCCCATGCCGCGGCGTGTTCGCCCGCCGCGTGTACCAGTCCCGCCATGACGCACAGCATCGCCAGGCCGCCCAGGCCGTTCAGGATGGCGACCGCGCGCGAATTGCCCAGGCCGAGCAGGGAGAAGTGCGCCGCGGCGTTCAGGGACAGCAGCCCCGATGCCACGATAAGCAACTGGAAGGTGCCCAGGTGGCCGCTGGCGACGTTGTCGCCCAGCAGCAGGTTCAAGAGCGGATGGCTGACCGCCAGCACCGCCAGCGTGGCGCCGGCCGACAGCGCCAGATTCCACAGCATCATGCGGCGGATCTCGTGTTCGACGGCGCCGGCGTAGGGCGGCGAAACCGACAGGCGGGTGACGCGCGGCATGGCCTTCTGGAAGATGGCGACCGATGCGGTGTGGATGATCTGGCCGACTTGTACGCCGACCGTGTAGATGGCCAGCGCCGCCGGGCCCATGAGGCTGCCGACCAGCACGCGGTCCACCGAGCCGAAAGCCAGGGCGCTCAGGCTGTTCAGCCAGGACCAGCGCGAAAACCTGAAGGCGTCCATCATGGCGGCGCGGTCGCGCACCGGGCGCACCAGGATGCGGCCATAGGTGCGCGCGAACACGCGCATCTTCACGCTGCCCGCTATCAGCAGTCCCAGCGCCTGCGCCAGGCCGGTCCAGGTGGGCGAGGCCGTCAGCCAGGCCGCGGCGCAGGCCAGTGCCATCGTGCCGGTACGGCTGAAGACTTCGCACAGCGCCGTGGCGCGGAAGTCCTCGCGTCCCTTCAGGCAGCCGGAGAACAGCTGGTCATACTGCTGCGTCAGGTAGATGGCCAGCGCGGGCATGGCCAGCATCGTCACCGCCACCCCGCCGAAGGTGGCCGCCGGCCAGCCCAGGCCCACCACGCCCCACAGCAGCACCGCGGCCAGGGTCACTACCGCCAGCGCGCAGCCGATCAACGACATGCTCACGCCGGCTGCGCGATAGGCGCCGCCCGGCTCGTGCATGCGCTCGGAAACCAGCTTGGTCGCCGTTACCGCCGCGCCCAGGTTGGCGGCATTGCCGAAGCCGGCCAGGGCGATGATCATCGAATACTGGCCGAAGCCCACGGTCCCCAGCTGCCGGAACAGGATGGGCAGGGACACCAGCGCCGCGACGGGCCCGATGCCATACTCCACCAGCCCCCAGAAGGAGGCATTGCCGGCGATTTTTTTCCTGAGGAATCCGAGCATGGCTGGGGCCTGTAGGCATATGGGTTCTGGCGAGGCCGTCAGGCCACGGGCAGCGCATGCTGGGTGCGTTCACGCAGGAAATGGCCGTAGGCCAGCGTGATGCCATGCGTCAGCGAGATCTCCGGTTTCCAGCCCAGCGCCTGCACGCGGGCCGAGTCCATCAGCTTGCGCGGCGTGCCGTCGGGCTTGCTGCTGTCGTAGACGATGTTGCCTTCGTAGCCCACGACGCGGGCCACCAGCCTGGCCAGGTCGGCGATCGAGATATCCTGCCCGGCGCCGATGTTGTACATGCCTTCCGCCTGCGGATGTTCCATCAGCATGACGCAGGCCTGCGCCAGGTCGTCCACATACAGGAACTCCCGCAGCGGCGTGCCGGTGCCCCATATCTCCACGCTTTCCTGGCTGGCTTCGCGGCCTTCGTGGAATTTGCGGATCAGCGCGGGCAGCACGTGGCTGCTATGCAGGTCGTAGTTGTCGTGCTGGCCATAGAGATTGGTCGGCATGGCGCAGATGAAGCGCGCGCCGAACTCGCGCTGATAGGCCTCGCACAGCTTCAGGCCCGCGATCTTGGCGATGGCATAGGGCTCGTTGGTGGCTTCCAGGGGCCCTGTCAGCAAGGCGTCCTCGCGGATCGGCTGCGGAGCTTCGCGCGGATAGATGCATGACGAACCCAGAAACAGCAGCTTGCGCACCCCGGCCGCATACGCGGCGCGGATCACGTTGCACTGGATCATCAGGTTCTTGTAGAGGAACTCCACCGGATGCGTCTGGTTGGCCAGGATACCGCCCACCTTGGCCGCGGCCAGGTACACCACGTCGACCGGCGTGGTCGAGAAGAAGCGGTTCACCTGGTTCTGGTTTTCCAGGTCCAGCTCGTCTCGGCCGCGGGTCAGCACGTTGCGGTAGCCGCGGCGTTGCAGTTCGCGGGTGATCGCGGCGCCCACCATGCCGCGATGGCCGGCGACGAAGGCGCGTTGCTCCAGGTTCGTCATGTCGTGCTACTCCTTGTAGGCGTAGATTTCGTAGCCGTTCTGCTCGACCAGCGCATCGCGCCGGGCATCCCGCAGA includes these proteins:
- a CDS encoding glycosyltransferase family 2 protein — its product is MRKRHNEYSRQLIDFVRELRPPAPIAGSLLPKVTIVTPSFNQARFLERTILSVLNQGYPRLEYIIIDGGSTDGSVDIIRKYERYLTYWESTPDRGQSHAINKGFERATGDYVGWQNSDDLYFPGALRKLGAAASKGRAPIVSGNLFVADADNKIFRKIHYTPVNRGTLTVVKASIPNQSAIFRRDLLQKYGLLQESMRYCMDLELWSRLLREGKNLIVPDAMGVYTAHDETKTALMQDVLLEEREQIVTRIRRTEPGLGKLFELSCRASKVAAHARQGDLSYLFEKLTTKIFGRDDWASH
- a CDS encoding oligosaccharide flippase family protein: MLGFLRKKIAGNASFWGLVEYGIGPVAALVSLPILFRQLGTVGFGQYSMIIALAGFGNAANLGAAVTATKLVSERMHEPGGAYRAAGVSMSLIGCALAVVTLAAVLLWGVVGLGWPAATFGGVAVTMLAMPALAIYLTQQYDQLFSGCLKGREDFRATALCEVFSRTGTMALACAAAWLTASPTWTGLAQALGLLIAGSVKMRVFARTYGRILVRPVRDRAAMMDAFRFSRWSWLNSLSALAFGSVDRVLVGSLMGPAALAIYTVGVQVGQIIHTASVAIFQKAMPRVTRLSVSPPYAGAVEHEIRRMMLWNLALSAGATLAVLAVSHPLLNLLLGDNVASGHLGTFQLLIVASGLLSLNAAAHFSLLGLGNSRAVAILNGLGGLAMLCVMAGLVHAAGEHAAAWGRMAYAAITLAGVALAIRQSRPEFPGALPAATR
- a CDS encoding GDP-L-fucose synthase family protein, with product MTNLEQRAFVAGHRGMVGAAITRELQRRGYRNVLTRGRDELDLENQNQVNRFFSTTPVDVVYLAAAKVGGILANQTHPVEFLYKNLMIQCNVIRAAYAAGVRKLLFLGSSCIYPREAPQPIREDALLTGPLEATNEPYAIAKIAGLKLCEAYQREFGARFICAMPTNLYGQHDNYDLHSSHVLPALIRKFHEGREASQESVEIWGTGTPLREFLYVDDLAQACVMLMEHPQAEGMYNIGAGQDISIADLARLVARVVGYEGNIVYDSSKPDGTPRKLMDSARVQALGWKPEISLTHGITLAYGHFLRERTQHALPVA